caaacttcaaatattttcttataactGCTTAGGATCCATGGCTTGAATAATgctatatctaataataataataataataataataataataataataataataataataataataataataataataataataataataatttttacctcCTACATGGAAAAGCTAAAAGAATTTATTTAATCCCCTGACAAACTTTTGCCATATAATATTTCTGTCAGTCATCATACATCTGGTTTCACATTGTCTAGCGGTTTTAACAAGCTATCAAATCAAAGGCCAGTTTTGAACAATAAATTTATCATAGCTTTTAAAACTAGGCACAGGAGTACTTTAACAAAATCAACTCTTTGTCACTGAAGTGGTGCTTAATATAGGCTTCTTCTTTTACTATTCTTAAACAAGCCAGTGACAGTGACAAGTTATCTGTGTAGAATTCAAGGAAGTGTTTACAATATCTCCATCTAGAGAAGCCTCTTGAGTCTGGACTTCTAATTCGTTGGATTCCAGAATTGATAATTAAGGAAGCAAGTTAGCAATATAATCCTTCAGGGGATAACATTTTACAAGATTATTAGCGTGAATGCAGTCCGAAGTTGGGAAACGTTACGTGTTCTTAATTCATCAAGCTACGGATGAAAATAGGTCAAGGAGAAATTTTTCATCGACAGAAGAGAGACCTTTATCCAAATAACAGTACAGCAATGATTAGAAAACTTTTGTCTGTGTTTCAACAAACAATAAGTAATAAGGCTGGTGTGGAGAAAGTGGACACTCATAATACAAAGCAGGTAAATAATAGAAATGACGTCAGATATCATCTTCATAATCAAACCCAGGATCTGAAAACTTTAGAAGGGGAGAAAGAGGAACTGGCGAATGTgaaaaaagtggaagaaaatttCTGTGAGATAGAGAACCAGCTTGAAATGGTCAGAGAAGGAGAAGATGCACTTTTCCAGGCCTTAGTCAGGCGAGCGAAGCTTTTGGAAGAGAAAGTCAAAGAAATGGAGGAGAACTGTGACACGATGAAAAACTATCTTCACTGGCAGAAAATCGAGATTAGTCAGGTGGATCTGGTGCtcgaaaaaatgaatgaaaagctGAAAAGTGTCAGTAAGACCAATGCAGAGTTGTGCTCTAAGATAAAAGACCTGGAAGAAGAGAAGGTGATGTTAGAGGAACAGCTTCACTGGCAGAATGTAGAAGTGGAGGAAATGGATCATCTACTACAAGACCAGATTGATATGCTAATTGTTTCTACTAAGGAGAACGATCAACTACGACAGACAATTATAGACTTGGGTAGAGAAAATACGAGTTTAGAGAGTAAGGTTCGTTTCCAAAATTTGGAAATTGATGAGATTGATCAACTCCTGGAAAAACAACATGGAATATTGAATGGTTCATCAATGAAAGCTGTTGATGTCTGAGGAAGGCtaagaaagtaaaaatatatatataaacagggcaCCATTAACCATTCGCTGCTTCTCATAAAGGCAAGGACTGGGACAAAGATTATGACATTAGTAATAAGAAATGCCATTTCAGATCATaattaaaattagttttaaaagACCTTCAATCTAGGTGAGTTAAAAAGATTTTACAATATAGGGACAAAAATCATGACATCAGTAAGAAGAAATCTAATTTCAGATCATCATTGAAATCCTTTTCAAAACCACTTCAATTCAAGTGAGTTAAAATGTTTTCACAATATAAAATAGTTTGTATGTTTATTGCTATCATCTGAAagttagaatataattttttcattaaggCTGTTCATAAGAAAGGTATTGATTAAAAGGGAAATTTCTTCTGTAAAATCTCTCATTATAAATGGAAATTGTGGCAGACTTAGAATGTAATCCCACTAACCAAATGGTTCGAGGAAATTTTTGTCATTTATAAATAATCTCTTTTTATAAGGACACAGAGCAAGCTTTGATCTTGCTTGGAAGATTACTTTAATTATTGGAATAATAATTTCCAATACAATTAGACTAAACAGTTCTTATGTCATGATATTGTGCTCTctcaataaaaaaatcattattaactTTGTTTCATTTATTAATTATCCAATCACAACTGGGCCCTTTTTTCAACAACCGAAAAACGCATTGGTTCATAAGCTGTTTTGTGTGGACCTATTACAGCAAGAGATTGTCATTTTCACCGGATTAAATTCTACTAAACCTGCTACAATTATTCCAGctctattataattataactatattattattattattattattattattattattattattattattattattattattattacctaagctacaacactagttagaaaagcaggaggatatatgcccaagggctccaacaagaaaaagtagcccagtaaggaaaggaaataaggaaataaataaacgatatgagaaataatgaagatttaaataaaatatttcaaggagagTAAGAACaatagaatagatttttcatatatgaactatcaaaagacttgttagcttggtcaacataaaaacatttgctgcaagtttaaatttttaagttctactaattcaactacccaattaggaaagtCATTcgacaactttgtcacagctggaataaagcttctagagtactgtgtagtattgaacctcataatagagaaggcctgactcttagaatcaactgcatacctagtattacgaacaggatggtattgtccgagaagatctgaatgtaaaggatggtcagaattatgaaaaatcttatgcaaaatgcataaggaactaattgaacgacagtgccagagattactatctagatcaggaataagaaagtatGTAAttccctgtccaacaaattaagatgagaatcagaagctgaagaccagccaggataacaatacttgaaacaaggtaatttagaattaaaacaaaAGGTTTCAagctggtggccggagagagacacGACATAATGTGAGATTTCTGGATCAGAAGTCTGAAACTgatacgcattttttttttcaaagttcctctttatttgaagaataaaaaaaaatctttttacaatGGTTCGTATGTACACTAAAAACTTATGGCAAAAGCGCGATAAAACTTACTAAACAATTAAAGTAGTACTCGAAGCTAAAGCAGCAGATTAAAAAGATAAAGGGCAGTTTCGTAACGAGAGAAGAGTCTTCATGTTTAAATATCTATTTCATGAGCAACAAGATAGCTACTAAGCGACCAAATCAGTATTCAAAGTTATATAAATAGTATTTGACGAGAGAATTGTCTAATACATATAATTTAGTTTACCTTGAATCGTTTTCTTAAAATGAAATCATTATCAGTTTTCTTTATTATAATAGTGGTAACTAATTTAAACATGGCACTGGAGGCCACATTCCTGAAGTACTtggagtaacattattattattattattattattattattattattattattattattattattattattattattattattattattattcattatcatcttattgaatatttacatagccgTAATCTATTACCTCTTTGGTATCTATTGTCTGTATATTCTGCTCATCTTATCAATTCTAAATCATAggttcagtttttatttttattttttcaactcattgtagtttatacattttatctgttgtgaGTTATATTCCTTTGTGGCCTGATTTACTGAACATTTCCCACATAATTTATCATCAGCCTTgagttattaatctttttttttcaaaatggtcaTGCCTTTGACAATGGTAGCGGGTGATCATATGGTAcccatcacgtatgttataagtacctcatcgcaacataactttgcaCCATTATCACAAATAGCCTTCCAAGCTTCAAGATCACATGTAGATAAGTATAGTCATATCTATAGCACTGTTATTGAATACTAGACTTATCTTATCTTTGGCATTTTCAATCTGGTTGAGGCAACTATTCCTTTGAACAAAAGCATTACTGCTACATCTTcatcattgcatatcattattctaGGTTTTAATTTCCCAATTTTCCTCATCTCTA
This genomic stretch from Palaemon carinicauda isolate YSFRI2023 chromosome 21, ASM3689809v2, whole genome shotgun sequence harbors:
- the LOC137615100 gene encoding uncharacterized protein, which produces MIRKLLSVFQQTISNKAGVEKVDTHNTKQVNNRNDVRYHLHNQTQDLKTLEGEKEELANVKKVEENFCEIENQLEMVREGEDALFQALVRRAKLLEEKVKEMEENCDTMKNYLHWQKIEISQVDLVLEKMNEKLKSVSKTNAELCSKIKDLEEEKVMLEEQLHWQNVEVEEMDHLLQDQIDMLIVSTKENDQLRQTIIDLGRENTSLESKVRFQNLEIDEIDQLLEKQHGILNGSSMKAVDV